Part of the Papio anubis isolate 15944 chromosome 6, Panubis1.0, whole genome shotgun sequence genome, ACATGCTGAGAAGTGCCTTCTCTCCAGAAATACTGTTAACTTAGATTATGGGGTGGTAAGGATAACACGGGGACATTGACATAGAGCCATAGAGCCCCGGGTGACAGTTCAAGTCCAGTTCCCTGATAGCAGTGGGGCCCTGGATAAGGCATGCCACCTCTTGGAGTCTGTTTCCTTGTTTGAAAAACAAGGCAAGGCCAAAACTATCTTTGCTTTCTACCTTAAGGATTTACTTAAAGAAGCCAGTTACAAACAGTCAAGCCCTCTACCACTGAAAGGGGTTTCATGGCAAACAGCTCTCAGGATTCTGCACCTGGATGGATCTCCACTTTTCATCTTTGCTAGGATGTCACACCAGTGACACATTCTTAGCTGTTTATAAGAtgctatttagattttctttgaatttaaGGTTCTGTTGTTAATTCTCTGTGAAGCTGACTGACTTGATATCATTTTAAAGGGTAAAGTTAAAGGTGCTTTAACAACTGTGCTATCTTAGCATGAAGGACAGGAACATGAAGGTGAAGCAACACTGAAACTATCGGAACTCCTATTTAGGACTTCGTTATACCAACATAGACCCAGCTACTCTcaagagtgaaaaaaagaaatgaggaaaggcaACAAGGGAAAACAATATGTTTATTAAGAGCCATGAAAATGCATAAACtcatttgtaaataaatgtaGTATAATTTACCCAGTGAAAAAATAGCTAAAATCCATGAGTAAACTGGATTTTATATTTGAAGTGATTTCACATATTTGATCTCCAGTGATTTCCCCCTCCATCATGATCTATTGGTAGCAGCAGTTTTGCAATGACTATAGAAAAAGCTGTTACCAACAGTCATCACACCAGGGGAAGTTTTCAAGAATGCTCTTCAAAACAGAAACAGCGCAAACAAATTCAGATGACACGGGATACGGTAAGACCTGGAGCTTATcttcagaaatgtaaaaaataaaaatcccacaCATGTATTccttaagaaatgaaaaagcaaaactacatTTTGATCAGTGAAAAATATTATAAGGTTATATAAAACATTCTTAACCAGTGATTgcaataattacatttataaatgttcATTCAAGTACTATTGTTCAATAAACATTCAAATTCTCATTAAAAGTAACACTAGATGTAGACACACCTGGACAATGCTTCTTTTGATGTAGCAACAATCATGTCAACAGGAGGCAAGTGACCCTTAAAATACTGTTGTTGGCtctgttttattctatttgtctGTGAATGATTTGTTCAcagtctgtattttctttttctgcaaggACCCGAGGAATATCTCACAATAGCTAATTAAGAAATCATTTCTATAAAATGACTCTCAATATTACAGAAACAGACATTCTAAAACACAAGTGTAGCTCAAAAAATAATAGGGCAGAATCAGTTTTCTTTGGCAAGAAATTGCTAATTCCTCACCAAATGTTGGTTTGCTGTTGTGCAGACACTATCAGAAACTTCTTTGGTGTTTACCAAAGAGCTACTTAATAAGCTGGAAAGATTTCATAAGCTATGTTGTCACAATCACAATGTAGAGCTTATGTCAAAGTTGTGCTGAAATCAATGGCATTGGCTGGATTACTGTTGTTAATAAGTCTTTCTTCAAAAAGTTCCCTCCTAATTTTGGCCTGAGTCTCAGGCTTTAATAAAAATTCCTTTATCTGTTTCACTTTGGACTTCAGACCCATCGTTTCTCGATGCAAAGCTTCATTAATTAAGTCTCGAATTCCAACAGGTTTCTtgcctaagaaaaaaaaattatataatacatttcatTAAATATGGCATACTGACTTATCaaaataggatttaaaaaaactttaaaatgttgcccacattttatagaaaaggttgcatttcaccaaaaatatatcatttacatGAAACATAATTTACTATAAATAAAGATCACTGCATAGCAACAGCACACTTAGgacaaaaatgaaacattatgGACTAATTGTACAAATGACAATTTCAACAGTGATTATTTTAAACTTAGCACTTGATAGCTGTGTGTGAGAGTTCTGGCCTCAGATAAAGTAGTCAAATGCCCTGCTAAGCAATATAAATGGCAGTATTCCATTGATGGCAAGGCCTCTTTCACGGCCTTTAATTTGTGTCCAGGAGGCATAACCAAAAGTTCCCTCTCCCTTGTGCATGGCTGAGGGCAAGCAAAACTTGGGCCATTCTTCTTTCATCAATTAGTTTCCTCTGCCAGTCCCAGCACTCCGTTTTTCTTCTGTTGTGTTTCAGAAATGCAAACGCATCGATCATGAAAGTATTAGGCAATCGCCACAGATTGGACCAGAGAAACTTAAACAGCACGCTGCAAGTCAGTCCCTAGACTcagcagaggggaggagggaggcttTGCACAGAGACATGGGGGCCTGCGTTCTGGCCTCATTTCCTGTTGTTCTCATTGTCATTGCCATTCCGATCAGCTGCTTCAGTTTTCACAGAGCTCCCCTCCCCTGGCttgtttttattctgtgtttCCTCCAGATACTGCTGGACAGCCTTGAGCACCGCGTTCTCCACCAGCCTTTTACTGAGCCTTACTAGTTCAGCGTCATCGGGCTCCCCTCCGTTCTTTTCACCTACATTCCACAATAGAGAAGAGAGGTCACTGAGATCACATTGCCATAGAAACTTGGCATGCAGGGGCCGGCTAGTTCCATTAGTTAAAAAGAGCAAGTGTAAATTGGATCTATAAATTCAAGAACAGTGGGTTGGCTTTTCATTGGGTATTTGCGGAAGCAGAAGCCTGTCTATTCCTGAAGGCTTCAGATTAAAAAGTAGTTCATTAGTCCCAATCTAGACAAGCTCTACCTACCAATGTGGGATGTTTCCCATTTATATGTGAATTTCTGTTCTCTCATCCAAGGCTGATTACTACTACTAACGTCCATGTCCCCACCACGTGAAGTCTCAGACATGTGAATTCACACTAAGTAGACCTATGTCTGCTTCTCATTCTCCAATATCAAATATCACGTCGTCAAGATTTCCCCAGCATCTCATTACTTAAGATCACTAATTTAAAAGTGCTTGGCCTATAGGTTGGTTGTTAATAAATGCTCAGTGCTGCCATGAAGATAAAGGCAGTCACTACCACTAGGAATTGGTTTAAAATACGCTTGTAAGactaatattctttttaattccaGTGCTATCACTGCAATTTAAGAAATAGgaaattcttcaaagaaaaattaggatTATAATGGTACATTActagatgtaaatattttatggtCATTTTACTTCCCTGATAGTAATGATCCAGGTGTAATTATTCCATCTTTTGTTTTACTCTAAAAGAGCTGGTTTCCAACTATTCTCATGGTAGACATTTCCCAGTCATTCTCTTTCTTGTCTCCCTTAACTGTGGAATGGAACTAAGGGGCTCCTTCCCCAGTTAAGGGAGACAAGGAAGAGAATGACCATTCAGTGCTCACTCTCCTTCCATCGAGCTGGGGACCCAGGAAAGAACAAGGTTGGAGGCAAAGAAGTCACAGGATGCTTGCATATTAAAATCAGCTCAGTTTTGGAAGACTACTCATGGGTTCCAGAAGACAAAGTCAGTGTTGCACTACCATCTCTGGGTCTGGGACAGGCAGATACAAAGGGTGTGAGCTGGAAGATGGACACTACTTCCCATACTCACATATAATAGGGATTGAAGAACGGAAGCAGGTAGGCCAAGGGTGAGAACTGGCCCCCAACCTTGTTTCAGAGCCCCCTACTTGTACGTAACACCCATCAAGACCAACCGTGCTTATAACCATCCCCTTCATTCCTGGCAACATCCCAAGCAGAAGAGAGGGTGGGATAAGACCCATCTAGAAACACTAATAGTGGGAACCCTTAGCAACTGCCTTCTCCTCAAATACAGCAATATGGCACCCCAGACCCATGATCAGAAGTCCAAGATAGAACACCTGCAGTGCAAAATATGTTTAGAATTGAGTAAATGTCAACTCAGTAATAACTAAATATAACTTGCTAAATAATACTATTAAAGTAAAGAAATTCATAGATAATGTATTtactattaaagaaaagaaattcattgCTAACGTCATTTTGGGTGGCAAGTTAAGACTTTTTGTTTATCAGAGTTAATGAATATATTGCCTAATATTTAGGGATTTTATTTCAACCTTATAACACGGTGTTTATACTCTATAGACAATATCTCCAAATGAATGTGGAACTGTTTCTATAATGACTCTTCCCATTTAAAAGGGAAAACTCCAACTGCGAATGAAGGAATACTTTTTAAGTACCCTCCAAAACACTACACTGTAAATGACTGTCTACATCTGCCATCCTACTTGTGCTCTGTATCAAGGCCAGACATTGCACCCTGGGGGCTGTTCCTGAATCCAGTCAGCTTTCTCATCAGCAAGATGACGGTTGAATATGAGTCTAATAAATGGCTCAACTTCCAAATCCCTTTGGGGTCTAATGTTTCATGATTCTGTGATTTCTACTAGTCCACAGTGAAGTGTccctattatctttttttttttgagacagagtctcgctctgtcgcccaggctggagtgcagtggcacaatctccgctcactgcaagctccgcctcccgggttcacgccattctcctgcctcagcctcccaagtagctgggactacaggtgcctgccgccacaccggctaattttttgcacttttagtagagacggagtttcaccatgttagccaggatggtctcgatctcctgacctcgtgatccgcccgccttggcctcccaaagtgctgggattacaggcgtgagccaccaagtctggcctCCTATTATCTTAAACACAAGAATCTTCCTACAAAAAgctaattttggccaggcacggtggctcatgactgtaatcccaacactttgggaggctgaggcaggtggatcacgaggtcaagaaattgagaccatcctggccaacatggtgaaaccccgtctctactaaaaatataaaaattagctgggcgtggcagcatgcacctgtagtcccagctactcaggacgctgaggcaggagaaccacttgaacccaggaggcagaggttgcagggagccaagatcgcgtgactacactacagcctggcgacacagtgagactccatctcaaaaaagaagaaaaaaaagtgaattttcccTTCTGACATCTTATTTTCGTTTATGCTGTTACTATTATTCGAGGCAGTCAAGCTCAAAACAAGATTGTAGCCATCTTTGATGCCTTCCTTTCCCTCATTAACCCCCTTAATTACCAAGCTTTGTCAATTGTGCTTCATGATTTCTCCCATCTTCAATGCGCCTGGTATAAAACCTCTAgattattatttctaaaacatcTCTTTCACTCTTTACAGGGAAATGTCTGT contains:
- the AKAP7 gene encoding A-kinase anchoring protein 7 isoform X5, which codes for MGQLCCFPFSRDEGKISELESSSSAVLQRYSKDIPSWSSGEKNGGEPDDAELVRLSKRLVENAVLKAVQQYLEETQNKNKPGEGSSVKTEAADRNGNDNENNRK
- the AKAP7 gene encoding A-kinase anchoring protein 7 isoform X6; the encoded protein is MGQLCCFPFSRDEGKISEKNGGEPDDAELVRLSKRLVENAVLKAVQQYLEETQNKNKPGEGSSVKTEAADRNGNDNENNRK